Proteins encoded together in one Terriglobus saanensis SP1PR4 window:
- a CDS encoding class I SAM-dependent methyltransferase produces the protein MSASGPSMEQIKSSMRATWMAGDFGVVAKTISGGAEAFVHRLALPPESRVLDVACGTGNLAIPLARQGCVVTGVDIAPNLLVQARERAAAEGLTVSFDEGDAEELPYDDETFDAVVTMFGAMFAPRPEVVTAELARVLKPGGLLAMANWNPAGFSGQMFKVGSLHAPPPPGIAPPVLWGDETTVLRRLAGPFTEIETKLIPIEFDLPMNPAGTVAFFRKYFGPTQMAFGRLDETGQAALAAELEALWAGANVASDPESHTLIHNQYLQVTAKRNPSS, from the coding sequence ATGAGCGCTTCCGGCCCTTCGATGGAACAGATCAAAAGCTCTATGCGCGCGACCTGGATGGCCGGTGATTTCGGCGTCGTGGCGAAGACGATCTCCGGAGGTGCTGAGGCCTTTGTCCATCGCCTGGCTCTGCCGCCGGAATCCCGCGTTCTGGATGTGGCCTGCGGGACGGGGAATCTTGCCATTCCGCTTGCGCGGCAGGGATGCGTAGTGACGGGAGTGGACATCGCTCCTAATCTTCTTGTGCAGGCAAGGGAACGCGCGGCTGCCGAGGGTTTGACCGTGAGCTTCGATGAAGGGGATGCCGAAGAGCTTCCCTACGACGATGAAACCTTCGACGCGGTGGTTACGATGTTTGGCGCCATGTTCGCGCCTCGACCGGAGGTGGTTACAGCGGAGCTTGCGCGTGTTCTTAAGCCGGGTGGGCTGCTCGCTATGGCGAATTGGAATCCCGCAGGTTTTTCCGGACAGATGTTCAAGGTGGGTAGCCTGCATGCGCCGCCGCCACCTGGCATCGCACCTCCTGTTTTATGGGGAGACGAGACGACTGTTCTCAGGCGTCTCGCAGGTCCCTTCACAGAGATCGAAACGAAGTTGATTCCTATTGAGTTCGATCTACCGATGAACCCTGCAGGGACGGTTGCCTTTTTCCGCAAGTACTTCGGACCCACCCAGATGGCCTTTGGTCGCCTGGATGAAACCGGGCAGGCGGCCTTGGCGGCAGAGCTAGAGGCGCTTTGGGCGGGTGCCAACGTCGCCTCCGATCCGGAGAGTCATACGCTTATCCATAACCAATACCTGCAGGTTACGGCGAAACGTAATCCTTCTTCCTGA